The sequence GGAATATGTGTGGTCTGCAAGGCCGAAAGAACCTGTGATTTACTGGTATGGCATTAATCAATGGGGCGATAAAGTCTCCCCCGGAATTTATTATTATCTTATTTATGAACACGGGCAGAACACAAAACTTCTCCGCAGGGGCAAGATATTTGTAAGGGGTAATTAGGTTTGCAGGTAACTGTAAAGGATAAGGCTTAACTTGACCAACTGCGCTATATTAAGGTAAAATTGTTAAAGAGGTGAAATATGAGCAGGGAAGAAAAGCTAAAAATAGTAAGCCAAATGCTGAAAAAAGAAGGCGCTGTTAAAGTTTCTGTCTTTGGTTCATATGCCATAGGTTCTGAAACCAAAACAAGTGATATAGATATTCTTGTTAAATTTGCCTCGCCGCACAGC is a genomic window of Candidatus Goldiibacteriota bacterium containing:
- a CDS encoding nucleotidyltransferase family protein, translated to MSREEKLKIVSQMLKKEGAVKVSVFGSYAIGSETKTSDIDILVKFASPHSLMELSRIERELGEAINTKVDLITDGSLSPYIRESIENELLMVSE